One genomic region from Xyrauchen texanus isolate HMW12.3.18 chromosome 16, RBS_HiC_50CHRs, whole genome shotgun sequence encodes:
- the LOC127656530 gene encoding grainyhead-like protein 3 homolog, with product MTKEIEALMVQQNESFSYSCYSDNYIMDSWPYVDSGDLVKTKPRLSSDDDLALNLLYDTCKTQKEQKMTSRARESNMYKTMERTPNGSPPELATLENVHIMKLLSENISLSQSKQQLPGTDSYTGDGYEKQVINNIFDSLLFTASQKSWQPDQTYSEPNPEPLAYSSTFVGQASPVYADSYSNSPPERYRNDFQFVLGAPQASQHKTTEIPMVYLNKGQFYPITLQGVDSSAGVSCTKVKTVIMAVFENDKSPEMQLKYWNHWHARQPTVKQRVIDIADYKEVFSGLSNVEEVAFNALSFNWNTNEEAKVHIGINSLSTDFSSQKGVKGLPLNLQIDTYDFSTGSNRLIHRAVCQVKIFCDKGAERKMRDEDRKRSKRRTKNVSDSSNNGHKQALVSSSVGKDCTYFKSLDDHITQPVLFIPEMHFSTMQRCGLVPPVSLEESDRTSLKRINCYTESGDQSNSPPNKKPRRDEQQRVLLYVRRETEEVFDALMLNMPNLKGLREAISEKYGMQEDTIGKIFKKCKRGIFVNMDDNIIKHYSNHSAFLIEISEVMVNHFQITLMEL from the exons ATGACCAAGGAGATTGA GGCTCTCATGGTACAACAGAACGAGAGTTTCAGCTACTCATGCTATTCAGACAACTATATTATGGATTCTTGGCCCTACGTGGACAGCGGTGACCTCGTCAAGACTAAACCCAGGCTGTCATCAGATGATGACCTTGCCCTCAACCTCCTCTATGACACCTGCAAG acccAAAAAGAGCAGAAGATGACATCACGTGCCCGTGAAAGCAACATGTACAAAACCATGGAGAG GACACCCAACGGTTCTCCTCCTGAGCTAGCAACACTAGAGAATGTTCACATAATGAAGCTGCTTTCTGAGAATATTTCTCTCAGTCAATCAAAGCAACAATTGCCAGGCACTGACAGCTACACAGGGGACGGCTACGAAAAGCAAGTCATCAACAACATCTTCGACTCTCTCCTATTTACAGCATCACAGAAGTCATGGCAGCCTGACCAAACCTATTCAGAGCCTAACCCAGAG CCTCTTGCCTACAGCAGTACCTTTGTGGGACAGGCAAGCCCTGTATACGCAGACTCCTATTCCAACTCTCCTCCTGAAAGATACAG GAATGACTTCCAGTTTGTTCTTGGTGCCCCACAAGCTTCCCAGCACAAGACTACAGAAATACCCATGGTGTACCTCAATAAGGGGCAGTTCTACCCAATCACCCTGCAGGGAGTGGACAGTTCTGCTGGAGTGTCATGCACCAAAGTAAAA ACGGTGATCATGGCGGTGTTTGAGAATGACAAGAGTCCTGAGATGCAGTTAAAGTACTGGAACCACTGGCATGCTCGACAGCCAACAGTTAAACAGAGAGTCATTGATATTG CTGACTACAAGGAAGTCTTCAGTGGGTTAAGTAACGTGGAGGAGGTTGCTTTTAATGCACTGTCCTTTAACTGGAACACCAATGAAGAGGCTAAG GTGCACATTGGCATCAACTCTCTGAGCACTGACTTCTCCTCACAGAAGGGGGTCAAAGGTCTTCCTCTAAACCTTCAGATAGACACGTATGATTTCAGCACAGGGAGCAATCGTCTCATTCACAGAGCAGTGTGTCAGGTCAAGATCTTCTGTGATAAG GGGGCAGAGAGGAAGATGAGAGATGAGGATCGAAAGAGATCCAAGAGGAGGACCAAGAATGTGTCAGACTCCAGCAACAATG GTCATAAACAGGCCCTGGTCTCCAGCTCTGTCGGAAAGGACTGCACCTACTTTAAATCTTTAGATGATCACATCACACAACCTGTCTTATTTATCCCAGAAATGCACTTCAGTACCATGCAGCGCTGTGGCCTG GTGCCCCCTGTCAGTTTGGAGGAAAGTGACCGGACATCACTGAAACGTATTAACTGCTACACAGAAAGTGGCGACCAAAGCAACTCCCCGCCAAACAAAAAACCTCGACGAGATGAACAACAAAGAG ttctACTGTACGTAAGGCGAGAGACGGAGGAAGTGTTCGATGCCCTCATGTTAAACATGCCAAACCTCAAGGGCCTGAGAGAAGCG ATTTCAGAAAAGTATGGTATGCAAGAAGACACCATTGGGAAAATCTTCAAGAAATGCaaacgagg GATATTTGTGAACATGGATGACAACATCATCAAGCATTACAGCAATCACTCTGCCTTCCTCATTGAAATCTCCGAAGTCATGGTCAACCACTTCCAGATCACACTCATGGAGTTATAA